Proteins encoded together in one Halalkaliarchaeum sp. AArc-CO window:
- a CDS encoding complex I subunit 1 family protein, whose amino-acid sequence MTPLQLFPEQIADLLGLEGLLGAVVGGAIGAAFVAVVMLSMTALAGPWAKRKITAAFTDRYSVERVGPWGLGTIIVDSVRLLSKELIIPDGVERPSYDLAPLILPASAILGFAVIPMGDLGPFNIHLADPEVGLVLVFAFASIASISLVMGGYASNNKYSLLGSLRAVAQNIAYEIPLILAAMSVVIFAGTLQLGEIVAAQQTALVTIAGFEIPAWYAIVNPFAFVLFLTASMAEIGRNPFDIPEAPTEIVAGYQTEYSSVYFVLFYLGEFLHIFLGGAILATVFLGGPAGPVLPGFVWFIIKIWAFFLLTQWLRSAIPRVRIDQLIEIGWKGLLVLALANFVLTAVIVGVIV is encoded by the coding sequence GTGACGCCCCTCCAGCTGTTCCCCGAACAGATCGCCGATCTGCTCGGGCTCGAGGGGTTGCTCGGTGCCGTCGTCGGAGGCGCCATCGGGGCGGCGTTCGTCGCGGTCGTCATGCTGAGCATGACCGCTCTCGCCGGCCCGTGGGCGAAACGGAAAATCACCGCGGCGTTCACCGACCGGTACTCGGTCGAACGGGTCGGACCGTGGGGCCTCGGGACGATCATCGTCGACTCGGTTCGCCTGCTGTCGAAGGAACTCATCATTCCCGACGGCGTCGAACGCCCGTCGTACGATCTCGCGCCGTTGATCCTGCCGGCGTCGGCGATTCTCGGCTTCGCGGTTATTCCGATGGGTGATCTCGGACCGTTCAACATCCATCTGGCCGATCCGGAAGTCGGACTGGTCTTGGTGTTCGCGTTCGCGTCCATCGCGTCGATCTCGCTCGTGATGGGTGGGTACGCCTCGAACAACAAGTACTCGCTTCTGGGATCACTGCGTGCGGTCGCTCAGAACATCGCCTACGAGATCCCGCTGATCCTCGCGGCGATGTCGGTGGTGATCTTCGCCGGAACGCTCCAGTTGGGCGAGATCGTCGCCGCACAGCAGACCGCACTCGTCACGATCGCCGGCTTCGAGATCCCGGCGTGGTACGCGATCGTCAACCCGTTCGCGTTCGTGTTGTTCCTTACGGCGAGCATGGCCGAGATCGGACGCAACCCCTTCGACATTCCGGAGGCGCCGACCGAGATCGTCGCAGGCTACCAGACCGAGTACTCCAGCGTCTACTTCGTGCTGTTCTACCTCGGGGAGTTCCTGCACATCTTCCTCGGCGGTGCGATACTGGCGACGGTGTTCCTGGGTGGCCCGGCAGGACCGGTCCTGCCGGGCTTCGTCTGGTTCATCATCAAGATCTGGGCGTTCTTCCTCTTGACCCAGTGGCTCCGCTCGGCAATTCCGCGGGTCAGGATCGACCAGCTGATCGAGATCGGCTGGAAGGGACTCCTCGTGCTCGCGCTCGCCAACTTCGTGTTGACCGCGGTTATCGTGGGGGTGATCGTCTGA
- a CDS encoding NADH-quinone oxidoreductase subunit I — protein sequence MIGLLKSMAVTMKHALDGKKFTVKYPEEEPEVSPRFRGVHKYSQERCIWCRQCEGVCPNDTIQIVMDDQRNGEQYNLHIGQCIYCRLCEEVCPTDAILLTQNFEFTADSKHEFAYNKEQLKNVPWYKGIDPLQARESDKSAWVGEGDGEIDYQ from the coding sequence ATGATCGGACTGCTCAAATCGATGGCGGTGACGATGAAACACGCACTGGACGGCAAGAAGTTCACAGTGAAATATCCGGAAGAGGAGCCGGAAGTGAGCCCGCGTTTCCGCGGAGTCCACAAGTACAGCCAGGAGCGATGTATCTGGTGTCGTCAGTGCGAAGGCGTCTGTCCGAACGACACGATCCAGATCGTGATGGACGACCAGCGAAACGGCGAACAGTACAACCTCCACATCGGACAGTGCATCTACTGTCGGCTGTGCGAGGAGGTCTGTCCGACCGACGCGATACTGCTCACGCAGAACTTCGAGTTTACGGCGGACAGCAAACACGAGTTCGCCTACAATAAAGAACAGCTGAAGAACGTACCCTGGTATAAGGGGATTGACCCGCTCCAGGCGCGCGAATCGGACAAAAGCGCCTGGGTGGGCGAAGGGGACGGGGAGATCGACTACCAGTAA
- a CDS encoding NADH-quinone oxidoreductase subunit J has product MVYEIVAFALFALVTVGFSLGVVLARNVFNAVLMLGGALISVAVHYVMLQAEFLAAVQILVYVGGVLVLITFAVMLTRNETEVVTA; this is encoded by the coding sequence ATGGTATATGAAATCGTCGCGTTCGCGCTGTTCGCCCTGGTGACAGTGGGGTTCAGCCTGGGCGTCGTCCTCGCACGGAACGTGTTCAACGCCGTGTTGATGCTGGGCGGCGCGCTGATCAGCGTCGCGGTGCATTACGTGATGTTGCAGGCGGAGTTCCTCGCCGCGGTTCAGATCCTCGTGTACGTCGGCGGGGTACTGGTGCTCATCACGTTCGCCGTGATGCTGACGCGCAACGAAACGGAGGTGGTAACGGCATGA
- a CDS encoding proton-conducting membrane transporter produces the protein MTGRNRLLPGLAAVALFVVMAVVFVTAPFGAAAGFPEGESLVMNLGYALFDLELGGIPAEGFLAAFLIIAIALDVAIDSAIFLAKREDGGRFETGFGGTDDESDAAPAGGAATAADGGASEGGDV, from the coding sequence ATGACAGGACGCAACCGGCTACTGCCGGGATTGGCCGCGGTCGCATTGTTCGTCGTGATGGCGGTCGTCTTCGTGACCGCACCGTTCGGGGCCGCCGCGGGCTTTCCGGAGGGAGAGTCGCTCGTGATGAACCTCGGATACGCCCTGTTCGATCTCGAGCTGGGCGGGATCCCCGCTGAAGGCTTCCTCGCGGCGTTCCTGATCATCGCGATCGCCCTCGACGTCGCGATCGACTCGGCGATCTTCCTCGCCAAACGCGAGGACGGTGGTCGGTTCGAGACCGGCTTCGGCGGCACAGACGACGAATCGGACGCTGCACCTGCCGGCGGTGCTGCGACGGCCGCCGACGGGGGCGCTTCCGAAGGGGGTGACGTCTGA
- the nuoK gene encoding NADH-quinone oxidoreductase subunit NuoK — translation MVSPEYYLLLSAAVFSIGLFGVLTRRNALYFLMSVELMLNAAAINFVAFSLYWGNMTGQTFTLFVIALAAAEVAVGLGIILVLYRNFGELDVTKAATMRW, via the coding sequence ATGGTGTCACCGGAATACTACCTGCTGCTTTCGGCCGCAGTCTTCTCCATCGGTCTGTTCGGTGTTTTGACGCGGCGGAACGCACTGTACTTCCTGATGTCTGTCGAGTTGATGCTGAACGCGGCGGCCATCAACTTCGTCGCGTTCTCCCTGTACTGGGGGAACATGACCGGACAGACGTTCACGCTGTTCGTAATCGCGCTCGCGGCCGCGGAAGTCGCCGTCGGGCTCGGCATCATCCTCGTGCTGTATCGCAACTTCGGTGAACTGGACGTGACCAAAGCCGCAACGATGAGGTGGTAA
- the nuoL gene encoding NADH-quinone oxidoreductase subunit L: protein MAAFDYVPAIVLLPFVAFVISVFAGRLLPKKGAFAGIAATAGSLLFSIWVGASLALGADPIQETLYTWAAADTYELTFGILIDPLSALMLVIVSLIAFLVHVFSLGYMNDEGERDLPRYYAGLGLFTASMLGFVVADNLLMAFMFFELVGLCSYLLIGFWFREAGPPSAAKKAFLVTRFGDYFFLIGVVAVFATFGTAQFAGAGSFPELADLAMQGEETIWTPGDLGVETWLTIVGLLVLGGVVGKSAQFPLHTWLPDAMEGPTPVSALIHAATMVAAGVYLVARIYGFYAVTPTTLAIIAFVGGFTALFAATMGVVKDELKQVLAYSTISQYGYMMLALGVGSYVAATFHLMTHAFFKALLFLGAGSVIIAMHHNENMWDMGGLKDRMPVTYWTFLAGSLALAGIFPFAGFWSKDEVLYEAFVHGLNEPLLLGAYVMGLLAVPVTAFYTFRMVFLTFHGEPRSDLAEDPHGVRWNVKFPLVVLGVLAVVAGFVNMVPVQKLTGIQLDYLTQWLDSGFPAVSYSHYNDLIAFSAGTIADSPEVTVIVAAGVSLGLAVLGLLVAWQLYNVPEPTEHTEKLGTVKDVLYNNYYQDEYQVWLANRAADVAGAADRFDQGVVDGVVNGISSVSLAAGSRVRRLQTGVVTNYAALLTLGLVALIVILGVAGGWFL, encoded by the coding sequence ATGGCTGCATTCGACTACGTACCGGCGATCGTGTTGTTGCCGTTCGTGGCGTTCGTCATCAGCGTGTTCGCTGGACGACTGCTGCCGAAGAAAGGGGCCTTCGCCGGGATCGCCGCGACCGCCGGATCGCTTTTGTTTTCGATCTGGGTGGGCGCGTCGCTCGCGCTGGGGGCTGACCCGATCCAGGAAACGCTGTACACGTGGGCCGCGGCCGACACCTACGAGCTCACGTTCGGAATCCTGATCGATCCGCTCTCGGCGCTGATGCTCGTGATCGTGTCGCTGATCGCCTTCCTCGTCCACGTGTTCAGCCTCGGCTATATGAACGACGAGGGGGAACGCGACCTCCCGAGGTACTACGCCGGACTCGGGCTGTTCACGGCGTCGATGCTCGGGTTCGTCGTGGCGGACAACCTGCTGATGGCGTTTATGTTCTTCGAGCTGGTGGGGCTGTGTTCGTACCTCCTCATCGGCTTCTGGTTCCGCGAGGCAGGTCCGCCCAGTGCCGCAAAGAAGGCGTTCCTCGTTACGCGGTTCGGCGACTACTTCTTCCTGATCGGCGTGGTTGCCGTCTTCGCGACGTTCGGCACCGCCCAGTTCGCGGGCGCGGGCTCGTTCCCCGAACTGGCCGATCTCGCGATGCAGGGCGAAGAGACGATCTGGACGCCCGGCGACCTGGGCGTCGAGACCTGGCTGACGATCGTCGGCCTGCTCGTGCTGGGCGGCGTCGTCGGCAAGTCCGCGCAGTTCCCGCTGCACACCTGGCTGCCCGACGCGATGGAAGGCCCGACCCCGGTGTCGGCGCTGATCCACGCCGCGACGATGGTCGCCGCCGGCGTCTACCTCGTCGCGCGGATCTACGGGTTCTATGCAGTGACCCCGACCACGCTGGCGATCATCGCCTTTGTCGGCGGGTTCACCGCGCTGTTCGCGGCGACGATGGGCGTCGTCAAGGACGAACTCAAGCAGGTGCTCGCCTACTCGACGATCTCCCAGTACGGGTATATGATGCTCGCGCTGGGTGTCGGCTCCTACGTGGCCGCGACGTTCCACCTGATGACCCACGCGTTCTTCAAGGCGCTTCTGTTCCTCGGCGCCGGGTCGGTGATCATCGCGATGCACCACAACGAGAACATGTGGGACATGGGCGGCCTGAAAGACCGGATGCCGGTCACCTACTGGACGTTCCTCGCGGGGTCGCTCGCACTCGCGGGCATCTTCCCGTTCGCCGGCTTCTGGTCGAAGGACGAAGTGCTGTACGAGGCGTTCGTTCACGGCCTGAACGAACCGCTCCTGCTCGGTGCGTACGTGATGGGGCTTTTGGCCGTACCGGTGACCGCCTTCTACACCTTCCGGATGGTGTTTCTCACCTTCCACGGCGAGCCCCGGAGTGACCTCGCCGAGGACCCCCACGGCGTGCGCTGGAACGTGAAGTTCCCGCTCGTGGTGCTCGGCGTGCTGGCGGTCGTCGCTGGCTTCGTCAACATGGTCCCGGTCCAGAAGCTCACCGGGATCCAGCTGGACTATCTCACACAGTGGCTCGACTCCGGGTTCCCTGCGGTGAGCTACTCGCATTACAACGATCTCATTGCGTTCTCCGCCGGCACGATCGCGGACTCGCCGGAGGTAACCGTGATCGTCGCGGCCGGCGTGTCGCTGGGGCTGGCAGTGCTCGGGCTGCTCGTCGCCTGGCAGCTGTACAACGTCCCCGAGCCGACCGAACACACTGAGAAACTCGGAACGGTCAAAGACGTGCTGTACAACAACTACTACCAGGACGAATACCAGGTCTGGCTGGCGAACAGGGCGGCAGACGTCGCGGGCGCCGCGGATCGGTTCGACCAGGGCGTCGTCGACGGCGTCGTCAACGGCATCTCCTCGGTCAGCCTCGCTGCAGGGAGCCGCGTTCGGCGGCTCCAGACCGGCGTGGTGACCAACTACGCTGCGCTGCTTACACTCGGGCTCGTAGCGCTGATCGTGATCCTCGGCGTCGCAGGGGGGTGGTTCCTGTGA
- a CDS encoding NuoM family protein, producing MLEALLAVTFLSAFVVLLSPDEYAGKLAFALSLIPLAGSLLLWRGFDAAGNALTDGTLAFETQATWVEFAGYEIQWFVGLDGISLPLVVLTAFLTTLSIVSAWTPIDERQSQFYGLMLFMEANLLGVFVALDFFLWFVFWEAVLLPMYFLIGVWGGPRRKYAAIKFFVYTNVASLVMFIGYMALVFSLPVETFGLPETTAAIAAGQIDPILGLAPSTLLTAAFVAMFFGFAVKVPVVPLHTWLPDAHVEAPTPVSVMLAGVLLKMGTYALLRFNFTMLPEQASALAIPIAIIAVLSVIYGAMLALAQQDLKRIVAYSSVSSMGYVILGLVAFTEYGVGGATFQMIAHGLISGLMFMAVGVVYNATHTRMVTDMSGMADRMPIAVWILVAGAFAYMGLPLMAGFAGEFFIFVGSFGSPAAAGLMPLFTALAMFGIVIVAGYLLFAMQKTLFGPYRLEADYDVGRAPVHDVLPLAALLAAIIVLGVVPDLFFEMIRDAVMPLVENGGGL from the coding sequence ATGCTCGAAGCGCTACTCGCCGTGACGTTCCTCTCGGCGTTCGTCGTGCTGCTGTCGCCCGACGAGTACGCCGGAAAGCTGGCGTTCGCACTGAGCCTGATCCCGCTTGCGGGCAGTCTACTCCTGTGGCGAGGATTCGACGCCGCCGGTAACGCGCTTACCGACGGGACGCTCGCGTTCGAGACGCAGGCGACGTGGGTCGAGTTCGCGGGCTACGAGATTCAGTGGTTCGTCGGACTGGACGGCATCAGTCTGCCGCTGGTCGTGTTGACGGCGTTCCTCACGACGCTTTCGATCGTGAGCGCCTGGACGCCGATCGACGAACGCCAGAGCCAGTTTTACGGCCTCATGCTGTTCATGGAGGCGAACCTGCTTGGTGTGTTCGTCGCGCTCGACTTCTTCCTGTGGTTCGTCTTCTGGGAGGCAGTACTTCTGCCGATGTACTTCCTGATCGGCGTGTGGGGCGGCCCGCGCCGGAAGTACGCCGCGATCAAGTTCTTCGTGTACACGAACGTGGCGTCGCTAGTAATGTTCATCGGCTACATGGCGCTGGTCTTCTCGCTGCCGGTCGAGACGTTCGGTCTGCCGGAGACGACCGCCGCGATCGCGGCAGGACAGATCGACCCCATCCTCGGCCTGGCGCCGTCGACGCTGCTTACGGCAGCGTTCGTCGCAATGTTCTTCGGGTTCGCGGTGAAGGTGCCGGTCGTCCCGCTTCACACCTGGCTGCCGGACGCCCACGTCGAGGCGCCCACGCCGGTGTCGGTGATGCTGGCGGGCGTCCTGTTGAAGATGGGCACCTACGCGCTGCTCCGGTTCAACTTCACGATGCTTCCCGAGCAGGCGTCCGCGCTCGCGATCCCGATCGCGATCATCGCGGTGCTCAGCGTGATCTACGGTGCGATGCTCGCGCTTGCCCAGCAGGACCTCAAGCGGATCGTCGCCTACTCGTCGGTGTCGTCGATGGGCTACGTCATCCTCGGACTCGTCGCGTTTACCGAGTACGGCGTCGGCGGCGCGACGTTCCAGATGATCGCCCACGGCCTCATCTCGGGGCTGATGTTCATGGCGGTCGGCGTCGTGTACAACGCGACCCACACCCGGATGGTGACCGACATGTCCGGGATGGCAGACAGGATGCCGATCGCGGTGTGGATCCTCGTTGCCGGCGCGTTCGCGTACATGGGCCTGCCGCTGATGGCCGGATTCGCCGGCGAGTTCTTCATCTTCGTGGGCTCGTTCGGCTCGCCGGCCGCCGCCGGACTGATGCCGCTGTTTACGGCGCTTGCGATGTTCGGCATCGTCATCGTCGCCGGCTACCTGCTGTTTGCGATGCAGAAGACGCTGTTCGGGCCGTACCGGCTGGAAGCCGACTACGACGTCGGGCGCGCTCCGGTTCACGACGTGCTGCCGCTTGCGGCGCTGCTCGCGGCGATCATCGTGCTCGGGGTCGTCCCCGACTTGTTCTTCGAGATGATTAGGGACGCAGTTATGCCGCTCGTCGAGAACGGAGGTGGACTGTAA
- a CDS encoding NADH-quinone oxidoreductase subunit N → MVAPESVMAASEWFALAPPVVLILTALLLLTVDAIRPDDPSNGLFAGISATGALVALAFSVWYLVAGDAVNGGAVTFFSDAIVVDGMALFFTAIFASVAAMVVVASFNYLEDLDNTAEFYSLVLFATSGMALMAVSNSLATVFVSLELASLPSYALVAFLKSDKGSIEAGTKYFLIGAVSSAIFAFGISLVYAATGSLLLPEVAAGLADVDGLAGVAGIGILMVLGGFAFKTASVPFHFWAPEAYEGAPAPVSAFLSSASKAAGFVVAFRVFVEAFPLATAAAINVDWALAFAILAVLTMTVGNFAAAVQENVKRMLAYSSVGHAGYALIGLAALSAGGPHNADVMGAAMTHLLVYGFMNTGAFLFVAMVEYWGVGRTYDDYAGLARKAPMASVAMTVFMFSLAGLPPFGGFFSKYFLFAGAIQNGFVYLAAVGAVNSALSLYFYSRVVKALWIDDPTGSLDAVGSRPTGIYAAIMFAAVATVLLLPGIGPVIETAQAVAAVLFA, encoded by the coding sequence ATGGTGGCACCCGAATCGGTGATGGCGGCCTCGGAGTGGTTCGCGCTCGCGCCGCCGGTCGTGTTGATCCTTACGGCACTCCTGCTGTTGACGGTCGACGCGATCCGCCCCGACGACCCGTCTAACGGACTGTTCGCGGGTATATCGGCGACCGGCGCGCTCGTTGCGCTGGCGTTTTCGGTGTGGTATCTCGTCGCCGGGGACGCCGTAAACGGGGGCGCGGTGACGTTCTTCAGTGACGCGATCGTCGTCGACGGAATGGCGCTGTTCTTCACCGCCATCTTCGCCTCCGTCGCGGCGATGGTCGTCGTCGCGAGTTTCAACTACCTCGAAGACCTCGACAACACCGCCGAGTTCTACTCGCTCGTGCTGTTTGCGACGTCCGGGATGGCGCTGATGGCCGTCTCGAACTCGCTGGCGACGGTGTTCGTCTCACTCGAACTGGCGTCGCTGCCGTCGTACGCCCTCGTCGCGTTCCTCAAGAGTGACAAGGGCAGCATCGAGGCGGGGACGAAATACTTCCTCATCGGCGCGGTCTCGTCTGCGATATTCGCGTTCGGGATCTCGCTCGTGTACGCCGCGACTGGCTCGCTGCTGTTGCCGGAGGTCGCCGCCGGCCTCGCCGACGTCGACGGGCTGGCCGGCGTCGCCGGCATCGGTATCCTGATGGTGCTCGGCGGGTTCGCGTTCAAGACCGCCTCCGTCCCGTTCCACTTCTGGGCGCCGGAGGCGTACGAGGGCGCGCCCGCACCGGTGAGCGCCTTCCTCTCGTCGGCCTCGAAGGCCGCCGGCTTCGTGGTGGCGTTCCGGGTGTTCGTCGAAGCGTTCCCGCTTGCGACCGCGGCCGCGATCAACGTCGACTGGGCGCTCGCCTTTGCGATTCTGGCGGTCCTGACGATGACCGTCGGTAACTTCGCGGCGGCAGTCCAGGAGAACGTGAAACGGATGCTCGCCTACTCGTCGGTCGGGCACGCGGGCTACGCGCTGATCGGGCTCGCGGCGCTTTCCGCCGGCGGTCCCCACAACGCGGACGTGATGGGTGCGGCGATGACCCACCTGCTCGTCTACGGGTTCATGAACACCGGGGCGTTCCTGTTCGTCGCCATGGTCGAGTACTGGGGCGTCGGGCGGACGTACGACGACTACGCCGGTCTCGCCCGGAAGGCCCCGATGGCCAGCGTCGCGATGACGGTGTTCATGTTCTCGCTCGCGGGGCTGCCGCCCTTCGGCGGCTTCTTCTCGAAGTACTTCCTGTTCGCGGGCGCGATCCAGAACGGCTTCGTCTACCTCGCGGCGGTCGGCGCGGTGAACAGCGCGCTGTCGCTGTACTTCTACAGCCGCGTGGTGAAAGCGCTGTGGATCGACGACCCCACCGGGAGCCTCGATGCGGTCGGCTCCCGACCGACCGGGATCTACGCGGCGATCATGTTCGCTGCCGTGGCGACCGTACTGCTGCTGCCGGGAATCGGCCCGGTCATCGAGACGGCGCAGGCGGTGGCGGCGGTCCTGTTCGCCTGA
- a CDS encoding acylphosphatase encodes MSEQTRAHVYVSGNVQGVFYRANTRDTARELGVDGWVRNLEDGRVEAVFEGSEPAVEQLVDWCHEGSPAADVSNVDVEYEQPTGLDGFEVRW; translated from the coding sequence ATGAGCGAGCAAACGCGAGCGCACGTGTACGTTTCGGGGAACGTACAGGGAGTGTTCTACCGGGCGAACACGCGTGATACGGCGAGAGAACTCGGCGTCGACGGCTGGGTTCGGAACCTCGAGGACGGCCGGGTCGAGGCCGTCTTCGAGGGGTCCGAACCGGCGGTCGAGCAACTGGTCGACTGGTGTCACGAGGGCAGCCCCGCCGCCGACGTTTCGAACGTCGACGTCGAGTACGAACAGCCCACGGGACTAGATGGGTTCGAGGTCAGGTGGTGA
- a CDS encoding phosphomannomutase — protein sequence MDLFGTAGIRGDARTRVTPRLALAVGQAVGTGIGEQDAGTGLGRRSETGGPPEVVIARDGRDTGPALSAAMEAGVASAGARPLRAGQLPTPALAYASRGRRGVMLTASHNPPHDNGIKLFADGSEFHRELEGELEEAIAAGTEPAAWDDWTKAETTSVLPAYRRAVVEYAASFSGVGSDEEPPLAGMRVAVDCGNGMASLATPQVLRELGATVLTLNGNVDGHFPGRESKPTPESLSDLRRFLADADDVAFGIGHDGDADRIVVVDPEGEVIHEDTILAILAEEYVRRSTADEPGARSSDPVVVTTPNASSRIDERVRAAGGRVERVRLGALHEGIATVEADGGDVVFAAEPWKHIHTAFGGWIDGVASAAVTSCLVAREGLDGLCAPVSARPYRKVSVDCPDDRKAGAMEQLSETLPAAFPASNVSTEHGIRLSFPDDSWLLVRPSGTEPYVRLYAESDDVEELVASARDAIEGAVEAAARAE from the coding sequence ATGGATCTGTTCGGGACCGCGGGTATCCGGGGGGACGCACGCACTCGAGTGACTCCACGGCTCGCACTGGCGGTCGGGCAGGCGGTCGGAACCGGAATCGGAGAGCAGGACGCCGGGACCGGCCTCGGGCGGAGATCGGAAACGGGCGGCCCGCCCGAGGTGGTGATCGCCCGTGACGGCAGGGACACCGGTCCGGCGCTTTCGGCGGCGATGGAGGCCGGGGTGGCCTCGGCCGGGGCCCGTCCCCTGCGGGCGGGACAGCTCCCCACACCGGCGCTCGCGTACGCCTCGCGCGGGCGCCGCGGTGTGATGCTCACCGCATCGCACAACCCACCACACGACAACGGCATCAAGCTGTTTGCGGACGGCAGCGAGTTCCACCGCGAACTGGAGGGAGAACTCGAGGAGGCGATCGCGGCGGGAACTGAACCGGCCGCGTGGGACGACTGGACAAAAGCGGAAACGACGAGCGTTCTTCCGGCGTATCGGCGAGCAGTCGTCGAATACGCGGCGTCGTTCAGCGGAGTCGGATCCGACGAGGAACCGCCGCTTGCGGGGATGCGAGTCGCCGTGGACTGTGGCAACGGGATGGCGTCGCTCGCCACGCCGCAGGTGTTGCGCGAGCTCGGTGCGACCGTCCTCACCCTCAACGGCAACGTCGACGGTCACTTCCCGGGGCGGGAGAGCAAACCCACCCCGGAATCGTTGTCCGATCTGCGCCGGTTCCTCGCCGACGCCGACGACGTCGCGTTCGGGATCGGCCACGACGGGGACGCCGACCGGATCGTCGTCGTCGATCCCGAGGGGGAGGTGATTCACGAAGACACGATCCTCGCGATTCTGGCCGAAGAGTACGTCCGGCGGTCGACAGCCGACGAACCGGGAGCCCGATCGAGCGATCCGGTCGTGGTAACGACGCCGAACGCCTCGAGCCGGATCGACGAGCGCGTTCGGGCGGCGGGTGGGCGCGTCGAGCGCGTCAGGCTGGGTGCTCTCCACGAGGGGATCGCGACTGTCGAGGCCGACGGTGGGGACGTCGTCTTCGCCGCGGAGCCGTGGAAACATATCCACACCGCGTTCGGCGGCTGGATCGACGGCGTCGCAAGCGCCGCCGTAACGTCGTGTCTGGTCGCCCGCGAGGGGTTGGATGGGCTCTGTGCCCCGGTGTCCGCGCGACCGTATCGGAAGGTGAGCGTCGACTGCCCGGACGACCGGAAAGCAGGTGCGATGGAGCAGCTTTCCGAGACGCTACCGGCGGCGTTCCCCGCGTCGAACGTCTCCACCGAGCACGGGATCCGACTGTCGTTTCCCGACGATTCGTGGCTGCTCGTTCGTCCCAGCGGGACCGAGCCGTACGTCCGGTTGTACGCGGAAAGCGACGACGTCGAAGAGCTGGTCGCCAGCGCGCGGGACGCCATCGAAGGTGCCGTCGAAGCTGCTGCCCGCGCAGAATGA
- a CDS encoding geranylgeranyl reductase family protein, producing MTAQEYDMVVVGAGTAGCYAAATAAREGLDVCIVERKNESEAGHIACGDALKGADAFPDAIPKSQIEPAITNPAVDHGRFEIPQEDTVLEIPVPGELAVIDRWEYGKRIIDGATDAGVQIDYETVVADVKQTDDGRVTGIRGKKHGNVVEYDADVVIDGAGSLSILQDAADLSEGTFDTNVSFSQFSSAYREIVEVPEPVEWDDALVFKPTERSAGYLWYFPRTETEINAGLGFQMNEEPMKLVQDLKRDLQNRPEFSGATVTDKLGAALPTRRPYDSAVAPGFMAVGDAAAHVNPTTGGGIAGAAYAGKYAAEEAVEAITDGDVSEGALWKYNERVMDHFGGRYAGLDVYNILSTAVDVDDLMGLLATLPGEKLAEALYSGTTSVGLGLKLKTAIQSFGYWGQIWNFYETKSLADELIDEYERYPSSPDGFREWQRRRDGIMDRIYETTGAEPKY from the coding sequence ATGACCGCCCAGGAGTACGACATGGTCGTGGTCGGCGCGGGCACCGCCGGCTGTTACGCCGCCGCCACAGCCGCACGCGAAGGGCTCGACGTCTGTATTGTCGAACGGAAAAACGAATCGGAGGCAGGACATATCGCCTGCGGAGACGCCCTCAAGGGAGCGGACGCGTTCCCGGACGCGATCCCGAAGTCCCAGATCGAGCCGGCGATCACCAACCCTGCGGTCGATCACGGTCGGTTCGAGATCCCACAGGAGGACACTGTACTCGAGATCCCCGTCCCGGGGGAACTCGCAGTGATCGATCGGTGGGAGTACGGGAAACGGATCATCGACGGGGCGACCGACGCAGGCGTCCAGATCGATTACGAGACGGTCGTCGCCGACGTGAAACAGACCGACGACGGGCGCGTCACCGGCATTCGCGGGAAAAAACACGGCAACGTCGTCGAGTACGACGCGGACGTGGTGATCGACGGCGCAGGATCGCTGTCGATCCTGCAGGACGCGGCCGATCTCTCCGAGGGGACCTTCGACACGAACGTCTCGTTTTCTCAGTTCAGCTCCGCCTATCGGGAGATCGTAGAGGTTCCCGAACCCGTCGAGTGGGACGACGCGCTGGTGTTCAAACCGACAGAACGGTCGGCGGGGTATCTGTGGTACTTCCCCCGGACGGAGACGGAGATCAACGCCGGGTTGGGATTCCAGATGAACGAAGAGCCGATGAAGCTGGTGCAGGACCTGAAACGGGACCTCCAGAACCGACCGGAGTTTTCCGGTGCGACGGTGACGGACAAACTCGGCGCGGCGCTTCCCACCCGGCGACCGTACGACTCCGCAGTCGCCCCCGGATTCATGGCGGTCGGCGACGCCGCCGCACACGTCAACCCGACGACCGGCGGCGGGATCGCCGGCGCCGCCTACGCAGGCAAGTACGCCGCAGAGGAGGCAGTCGAAGCGATCACAGACGGTGACGTCTCGGAGGGGGCACTGTGGAAGTACAACGAACGAGTGATGGACCACTTCGGCGGACGATACGCCGGGCTCGACGTGTACAACATCCTCTCGACAGCGGTCGACGTCGACGACCTGATGGGGCTTCTCGCGACGCTGCCCGGGGAGAAACTCGCCGAAGCGCTGTACTCGGGGACGACGTCGGTCGGGCTCGGACTCAAACTGAAGACGGCGATACAGAGCTTCGGGTACTGGGGGCAGATCTGGAACTTCTACGAAACGAAGTCGCTCGCCGACGAACTCATCGACGAGTACGAACGGTACCCCTCCTCGCCGGACGGGTTCCGGGAGTGGCAGCGCCGGCGCGACGGGATCATGGATCGGATCTACGAGACCACCGGCGCGGAGCCGAAGTACTGA